A genome region from Candidatus Manganitrophaceae bacterium includes the following:
- a CDS encoding DUF502 domain-containing protein has protein sequence MGYTDIGKGLDRIKAFFKTSLIGGLVVILPVAILLFVFKSIFGFVTDIIHPLTNLVMAQSEVQRILADIVVLAVILAGCFFVGLFVQTSLGTWLYDILEERLLKKAPGYTLVKETVIQFIGKNKSPFSSVALVQIFGNETLVSAFITDTHTDGSYTVFVPTGPNPTSGNIYHLKGEYVHPVDVPVEDAMRSIISCGAGSSRLINQYKKKPLSS, from the coding sequence ATGGGCTATACAGATATAGGGAAGGGCTTGGACAGAATAAAGGCATTTTTTAAAACATCTCTCATCGGTGGCCTGGTCGTCATTCTCCCTGTCGCCATTCTGCTGTTTGTCTTTAAGTCTATCTTCGGTTTTGTGACGGATATTATTCACCCCTTAACCAACCTCGTCATGGCACAATCCGAGGTGCAAAGGATCCTGGCAGATATCGTGGTCCTCGCTGTCATCCTGGCGGGCTGTTTTTTTGTCGGACTCTTTGTCCAAACCTCCCTCGGCACATGGCTTTATGACATCCTCGAAGAACGCCTCCTGAAAAAAGCCCCCGGCTACACCCTGGTGAAGGAAACCGTTATCCAGTTCATCGGGAAAAATAAGTCTCCCTTTTCCTCCGTCGCCCTGGTGCAGATTTTCGGCAATGAAACGCTTGTCTCGGCATTTATTACCGACACACATACGGATGGAAGCTATACCGTCTTTGTTCCCACAGGTCCCAATCCGACCTCCGGAAACATCTATCATCTGAAAGGAGAATATGTCCACCCCGTCGATGTGCCGGTCGAAGATGCCATGCGATCCATTATCAGTTGCGGTGCCGGATCTTCACGGCTGATCAATCAGTATAAAAAAAAACCGCTCTCATCTTAA
- a CDS encoding DUF2061 domain-containing protein, whose translation MNKQSRETHLRSILKGLSWRFVATGTTIVIAYIITGDPSIALEIGAIEVFAKLLFYYLHERIWQFLPRGTIRQIETKVIHEKRKKPRKGRKGQNDKNIDIESNP comes from the coding sequence ATGAACAAACAATCACGCGAAACACATTTACGAAGCATCTTGAAAGGACTCAGTTGGCGGTTCGTTGCCACCGGGACGACGATCGTCATCGCCTATATCATTACGGGTGACCCCTCAATCGCTCTGGAGATCGGCGCCATCGAGGTCTTTGCCAAGCTCCTTTTTTACTACCTGCATGAACGCATCTGGCAGTTCCTCCCCAGAGGAACGATCCGACAGATCGAAACGAAGGTCATCCATGAGAAACGAAAGAAACCGCGTAAAGGACGCAAAGGACAAAACGACAAAAACATCGATATAGAATCAAACCCCTAA